In Leptospira fletcheri, the genomic window AAAAGGACTCGAGCCTTTCTTGGCTATTCCTTTCCTGCATCGTAACGCATCTTTTCTTAATTTCCAGTTTCGATATGTGGTGGGGAGGTCATTCCGTCGGCCCGAGATTACTGACGGAAATCCTACCGTTCTTTCTTTGGTTCGCAGCCAAAGGATCGCCTGATTTTTCGAAGTCGATGCCGACAAGAAGCTGGTTCCGATCGATTTGGGTGGCGACGTGCATCTTAAGCGTGGTTTTTCACCTTCGTGCGTCCGTGGATTTGGGCCCGACCCTATGGAACCGAAGCCCCCGAAATGTGGACGAATTTCCGGAAAGAGTTTGGGATTGGAAGGATCTACAGTTCCTAAGCGGAGATCACGCTTTAAAATTCTTTTTATAAGATTTCGTTCGAGGGAAATTTCGAAAGGAAAGGAATTGCGGGCAGAGGGACTCGAACCCTCACTAGAAGCTTGGAAGGCTACGGTGCTAGCCATTACACCATGCCCGCGACGAATTTAAGGATAGTTTTTTGTTGGAGAGGAGGATGTCAATCGAAAAGAGTGATTTTTGTATGTGGGAATCGGAAGTGCAAAATTGGGAGAAAGAACTCCCGAAGTTTCATTCATATCGAAAAGAATTCGAACGCATCAGCCATCTAAGAAATATCCTCAGTCTACTGCATTGGGACATGGAGGTCACTCTTCCGGCCGCGGGACAAACGGAAAGAGGGGAACAAATCGGATTGTTATCCGGAATAACGCACGACGCTTTCACCGGAGAATTCTTTCGCACACTTATCGAAGAAGCGATCGAAGAAAACGGCAACTCCGAGCTTCCGGGCAACGAAACGAGAACCCGCGAGATGGAAATCCTGACCAAAGACAGAAACCGAGCCGCTGCCCTACCCACGCAATGGGTGGAAAAATTTTCCCGTACTGCAAGCCGAGCGCATTCTGTCTGGATGGAAGCGCGAAGAAAAAACGACTCGGACCTGTTTTTGCCCGTTCTGAGCGATCTGATCGAACTCGTATTTCAAAAAACCGATTATCTGGGTTATGAAACGGAACCTTACGATTGTCTGCTCGAGGAATACGAACCCGGAGCCACCGCCGCGTCTTTGGAAATTTTATTCGAAGATCTTAGAAAATCCCTCGTTCCCTTAGTCGCTAAGGCTAAGGATTTTCCGGCACCCTTCCGAGGCACCTTTCCCGAAAGTTCCCAACAACCGTTTAATCTAAAGTTGCCCGAGCTTCTGGGGTTGCCGAAAAACAGTTTTAGATTGGACTCCAGCGCCCATCCTTTTTCCACTTCCATAGGAACGTTCGACAAGCGAATCACCACGCGTTATGACGAAACGGATCCTTTATCTTCCGTTTTTTCCGTGCTCCACGAGACGGGACATGCGCTTTATGAAGCCGGAATCTCCTCCATCCCGGGCGCCTATTCTCCGCTGAAAGATTCTGCATCCTTAGGGATGCACGAATCACAAAGTAGACTCTGGGAAAATCAAATCGGAAGATCTAGGGAATTTTGGGAGGCGGTATATCCATCCTTTTTAACTTCCATAGGCTTGTCCGAAAAGGAATTGCCTCTTCAAAAACTCTATTCTTTCGTCAACAGGGCTAAACCTTCCTTGATTCGTGTCGAAGCGGACCAGATCACTTACAACCTACATATCATACTCAGATTTCATTTGGAAAGAGCCTTATTTAGAAAAGAATTAAGTTTAAAAGACCTAAGCCACTCTTGGAAAGTCGGAATGAAGGATCTTTTGAACGTGGATGTTCCGGACGATAGTCGCGGTTACTTGCAGGACGTCCACTGGAGCGGAGGAGCCTTCGGATATTTTCCGACATACACTTTGGGGAATATCTACGGCGCACAATTGTATGCTTCCTTTCTCTCTAAACATCCGGAGTTCCCGTCGGACTTAAAAGTCGGCAAAACAGCGACTCTTTTGGATTGGCTCCGAAAGAACGTACATTCCAAAGGAAAGAGATGGAGGGCGGAAGAAATCATAGAACAAGCTACCGGTGAAAAACCGAACGCCAAATATCTAGTAGCATATCTTTCCACTAAGATCAACGAACAGGAGTAATCCGTGAGCCGAGAAGAAAACGAAGAACAAACAGTAAAATCCTTCGAAGAACTATCCTTTTTCGATAATCTGGCGTTGTATTATTTGTGCAACGAAACCCCGCCTCAGACCCTCGCTCTCGCGTTTCTGATCGGAGACAAAAAAGTATGCGGATCCATGTTAGGAGTTTTGGAGCCGAAAAGAAGAGCTTTTGTACACGAACTGATGGCAAAAGAACAGGACGCACCAGAGGAGAAAAAAAGAAGTGCAGCCCAAGGGCTGCTCATCATTGCGGAGGGATTGCTGACCCGCAACCTGATCCGCAAGCAGGGAAAATTTTATTACGGGACGGAAAGAAAATAAACCGGATTTCCTTCCTAGTATAAAGGTCTGCCGAGCAGAGCATTTACGAACAAAGCCACGGTCAAAGACGCAAGAATCAAACTTACTACGAGC contains:
- a CDS encoding carboxypeptidase M32, translating into MSIEKSDFCMWESEVQNWEKELPKFHSYRKEFERISHLRNILSLLHWDMEVTLPAAGQTERGEQIGLLSGITHDAFTGEFFRTLIEEAIEENGNSELPGNETRTREMEILTKDRNRAAALPTQWVEKFSRTASRAHSVWMEARRKNDSDLFLPVLSDLIELVFQKTDYLGYETEPYDCLLEEYEPGATAASLEILFEDLRKSLVPLVAKAKDFPAPFRGTFPESSQQPFNLKLPELLGLPKNSFRLDSSAHPFSTSIGTFDKRITTRYDETDPLSSVFSVLHETGHALYEAGISSIPGAYSPLKDSASLGMHESQSRLWENQIGRSREFWEAVYPSFLTSIGLSEKELPLQKLYSFVNRAKPSLIRVEADQITYNLHIILRFHLERALFRKELSLKDLSHSWKVGMKDLLNVDVPDDSRGYLQDVHWSGGAFGYFPTYTLGNIYGAQLYASFLSKHPEFPSDLKVGKTATLLDWLRKNVHSKGKRWRAEEIIEQATGEKPNAKYLVAYLSTKINEQE